The following coding sequences lie in one Phorcysia thermohydrogeniphila genomic window:
- a CDS encoding Mrp/NBP35 family ATP-binding protein, with protein MGYDEKKCEGCPHKSACQTAQDPMDVKLTCNLSKIKHKIGVLSGKGGVGKTTVATNIATELAKRGFKVGLLDADLHGPNVAKMLGAEGQRLFADPESQTIKPFIPLGMPNLRVVSMAFLLENPDQPVVWRGPLKHQAIKQFLAEIDWGELDFLIVDLPPGTGDEALSVGQLIKPMDGFIIVTTPQEVSLLDTRKSISFAKMMNVPVIGIVENMSGLICPHCGKEIELFKKGGGEKAAEELGIPFLGRVPVEPTVVEAGDKGVPVVVSHPESRSAKAFSQIVDKVLEVTGEGSKGDG; from the coding sequence ATGGGATACGACGAGAAAAAGTGCGAAGGATGTCCCCATAAAAGCGCCTGTCAAACAGCTCAGGACCCAATGGACGTAAAACTTACGTGCAACCTTTCAAAGATAAAGCACAAAATCGGCGTCTTAAGCGGTAAGGGAGGCGTCGGAAAAACGACCGTCGCAACAAACATTGCAACGGAGCTCGCAAAAAGAGGATTTAAGGTAGGCCTCCTTGATGCAGACCTTCACGGGCCAAACGTTGCCAAGATGCTTGGTGCAGAAGGTCAGAGGCTCTTTGCAGATCCAGAGTCCCAGACGATAAAGCCCTTCATTCCCCTTGGAATGCCAAACTTAAGAGTGGTATCTATGGCCTTCCTCCTTGAAAATCCAGACCAGCCTGTAGTGTGGAGAGGCCCTCTCAAGCATCAGGCAATAAAGCAGTTCTTGGCAGAAATTGACTGGGGAGAGCTTGACTTCCTCATAGTTGACCTTCCGCCGGGAACAGGCGATGAGGCACTAAGCGTTGGACAGCTAATAAAGCCGATGGACGGGTTTATCATTGTAACAACACCTCAGGAAGTCTCACTCCTTGACACGAGAAAGTCCATTAGCTTTGCCAAAATGATGAACGTCCCTGTTATCGGAATAGTTGAAAACATGAGTGGCCTTATCTGCCCCCACTGCGGAAAAGAGATAGAGCTCTTCAAGAAAGGCGGCGGAGAGAAGGCTGCAGAAGAGCTCGGAATTCCGTTCCTCGGCAGAGTACCCGTAGAACCAACAGTTGTTGAAGCTGGAGATAAAGGGGTGCCGGTAGTAGTATCACACCCAGAAAGCCGCTCTGCAAAAGCATTTTCCCAGATAGTTGACAAGGTTCTTGAGGTTACAGGAGAGGGTAGTAAAGGTGACGGATAA
- a CDS encoding thioredoxin — protein sequence MTDKNKKVLAGALLLLSIFTVLFGIYRDELRVIWNNGKILCLTCIGIK from the coding sequence GTGACGGATAAAAATAAGAAGGTACTGGCAGGAGCTCTCCTGCTCCTGTCAATCTTTACAGTACTCTTCGGCATCTACAGGGATGAGCTGAGGGTTATTTGGAACAACGGAAAAATCTTGTGCCTTACCTGCATAGGAATTAAGTGA